One segment of Methanolinea mesophila DNA contains the following:
- a CDS encoding bile acid:sodium symporter family protein, which translates to MAGQPVNRREVAQRIMLALLFLIVLSLAVPLIFGAVLGVDAAVILAFIGATFALQAASPPIGLAFGLSPWFILLIMAFFALGIVVAIREACDALALVSTRVRAWIARLEQKTEKHPFIKRYGAVSCIMIAWIPGIGLYGTPVISWILRWKRVPSLLFTTLGFVIAAGFVLVFANRIQDIDHLLSFAGNAGVVIFVVAGMLSIGFSMPRSRLVLPIRNLRLFVPALAANFIAVPIVAWLLAAAAGLSAGMGAGLVLMGLAAGATFLPRLDRIARADPDPAEGTAVIMIAASIVTIPLLLPFLIHGEVDALDIAVPLVLLLAIPLGIGVFIRSRYENVAVRLTGTLSKVSFIAMIVLFAAYFLSYYQNLPAIFVTGAILALILFIVVAFVIGFLAGEGGVARVRRASALGTAQRNLAAAFVVAAISWRDPELLVTVLVTGLAGLLILAGLGKYMAAQGVSRVNVEDPGPGR; encoded by the coding sequence ATGGCAGGACAACCCGTGAATCGCAGGGAGGTGGCACAGAGGATCATGCTCGCTCTGCTCTTCCTGATTGTGCTCTCGCTTGCGGTCCCTCTTATCTTCGGTGCGGTCCTCGGGGTTGATGCGGCGGTGATACTCGCGTTCATCGGGGCCACTTTCGCCCTCCAGGCCGCCTCCCCCCCGATCGGTCTTGCCTTCGGCCTCTCGCCCTGGTTCATCCTGCTGATCATGGCGTTCTTCGCCCTGGGTATCGTCGTCGCCATCCGGGAAGCCTGTGACGCACTCGCCCTGGTCTCGACCCGGGTACGTGCATGGATCGCCAGGCTTGAGCAGAAAACCGAGAAACATCCGTTTATCAAACGATACGGGGCGGTCTCCTGTATAATGATCGCCTGGATCCCGGGGATCGGGCTCTACGGCACCCCGGTCATCTCCTGGATACTTCGCTGGAAACGCGTGCCTTCCCTCCTCTTCACGACGCTGGGGTTCGTGATCGCGGCCGGTTTCGTGCTTGTGTTCGCGAACCGGATCCAGGACATCGATCACCTGCTCTCCTTCGCCGGGAACGCCGGAGTAGTAATCTTCGTTGTCGCGGGAATGCTCTCGATCGGGTTCTCGATGCCGCGCTCCCGGCTCGTCCTCCCCATAAGGAACCTGCGGCTGTTCGTTCCTGCCCTGGCGGCAAATTTCATCGCCGTGCCCATAGTGGCCTGGCTCCTGGCCGCTGCTGCAGGGCTTTCCGCCGGGATGGGTGCAGGCCTGGTCCTGATGGGGCTGGCGGCCGGGGCCACATTCCTCCCCCGGCTCGACCGGATTGCCCGTGCGGACCCTGACCCTGCGGAAGGTACCGCGGTGATCATGATCGCCGCAAGCATCGTCACCATACCCCTGCTGCTCCCCTTCTTAATCCACGGCGAGGTTGACGCCCTGGATATCGCGGTCCCCCTCGTGCTTCTGCTTGCGATCCCGCTGGGAATCGGCGTGTTCATCCGTTCCCGGTACGAGAACGTCGCGGTGCGGCTGACGGGAACTCTCTCGAAAGTATCCTTCATCGCCATGATTGTGCTCTTTGCGGCGTACTTCCTGAGTTATTACCAGAACCTGCCCGCGATCTTCGTCACCGGTGCGATCCTGGCCCTCATACTGTTTATCGTCGTAGCATTCGTCATCGGGTTCCTGGCCGGGGAAGGCGGAGTGGCGCGGGTGCGCAGGGCATCGGCACTGGGCACCGCCCAGCGGAACCTTGCCGCGGCGTTCGTGGTGGCGGCGATCTCGTGGAGAGACCCCGAGCTCCTGGTCACGGTCCTGGTGACCGGCCTTGCGGGACTGCTCATCCTTGCCGGGCTCGGGAAGTACATGGCCGCGCAGGGGGTCTCTCGGGTGAATGTCGAGGATCCCGGGCCTGGACGGTAA
- a CDS encoding helix-turn-helix transcriptional regulator: MQTRIKEFRARRNMTQADLADAVGVRRETIVFLEKGKYNPSLRLAHTVAKELGTTIDQLFSFADEEGGDVVLED; encoded by the coding sequence ATGCAGACCCGTATCAAGGAGTTCCGGGCGAGGAGGAACATGACCCAGGCGGACCTGGCCGACGCGGTGGGTGTCCGGAGGGAGACCATCGTCTTCCTGGAGAAGGGAAAGTATAACCCCTCGCTCCGGCTCGCCCACACGGTGGCAAAAGAACTGGGGACCACCATCGACCAGCTCTTCAGTTTCGCGGACGAAGAAGGCGGGGACGTGGTACTGGAGGATTAA